Proteins encoded in a region of the Rhizobium sp. CC-YZS058 genome:
- the rpsT gene encoding 30S ribosomal protein S20 translates to MANTTSAKKATRKIARRTEINKSRRSRVRSFIRKVEEAIASGDQAAAQAALKAAQPELARAATKGVMHANTASRKVSRLASRVKSISA, encoded by the coding sequence ATGGCCAATACAACTTCTGCGAAGAAGGCGACCCGCAAGATCGCCCGCCGCACGGAAATCAACAAGTCCCGCCGGTCGCGCGTTCGCAGCTTCATCCGCAAGGTCGAGGAAGCGATTGCTTCCGGCGATCAGGCTGCTGCTCAGGCCGCTCTGAAGGCCGCCCAGCCGGAACTGGCACGTGCTGCCACCAAGGGCGTCATGCACGCCAACACGGCATCGCGGAAGGTTTCCCGCCTGGCAAGCCGCGTGAAGTCGATCTCCGCCTGA
- the mutM gene encoding bifunctional DNA-formamidopyrimidine glycosylase/DNA-(apurinic or apyrimidinic site) lyase produces MPELPEVETVRRGLAPTMEGATIEEAELRRGDLRFPFPPDFAAALRGGHIVALSRRAKYLLIELEDGAVIIAHLGMSGSFRIETDEEPAETPGDFHHPRSKDSRHDHVIFHLRKPQGRYRIVYNDPRRFGFMDLARRETLADHPFFKGLGEEPTGNGLDAHRLASRFRGRAQPLKSALLDQRVIAGLGNIYVCEALWRSRLSPMRAAGTLTDEAGGPQPQLVVLTEAIRAVIADAIEAGGSSLRDHIQTDGSLGYFQHSFAVYDREGVPCPRPGCDGTVERSVQAGRSTFHCRRCQL; encoded by the coding sequence ATGCCCGAACTGCCCGAGGTCGAAACCGTTCGCCGCGGCCTCGCCCCCACCATGGAGGGCGCCACGATCGAGGAGGCGGAGCTGCGGCGGGGCGACCTGCGCTTTCCGTTTCCGCCGGATTTCGCGGCGGCGCTCAGAGGCGGGCATATTGTCGCGCTGTCGCGCCGGGCGAAATATCTGCTGATCGAGCTCGAGGATGGGGCGGTCATCATCGCCCATCTCGGCATGTCGGGCTCCTTCCGGATCGAGACCGACGAGGAGCCGGCGGAAACGCCGGGCGACTTCCACCATCCCCGTTCCAAGGACAGCCGCCACGACCATGTGATCTTCCATCTTCGAAAGCCGCAGGGGCGATACCGCATCGTCTATAATGACCCGCGCCGCTTCGGCTTCATGGATCTTGCCCGTCGCGAGACGCTTGCCGACCACCCCTTCTTCAAGGGGCTTGGAGAAGAGCCGACCGGCAACGGGCTCGACGCCCATCGTCTGGCTTCCCGGTTCAGGGGCCGGGCCCAGCCCTTGAAGTCGGCGCTGCTCGACCAGCGCGTCATTGCCGGGCTCGGCAATATCTATGTGTGCGAGGCGCTCTGGCGATCGCGGCTCTCGCCCATGCGCGCGGCCGGCACGCTGACAGACGAGGCGGGAGGCCCGCAGCCGCAGCTCGTGGTGCTGACCGAGGCGATCCGCGCGGTGATCGCCGACGCGATCGAGGCCGGCGGCTCGTCGCTGCGCGACCATATCCAGACGGATGGCTCGCTCGGCTATTTCCAGCACAGTTTCGCCGTCTACGACCGGGAGGGCGTCCCCTGCCCGCGGCCGGGCTGCGACGGCACGGTCGAGCGCTCGGTCCAGGCCGGCCGCTCCACCTTTCATTGCCGCCGCTGCCAGCTTTGA
- the ubiE gene encoding bifunctional demethylmenaquinone methyltransferase/2-methoxy-6-polyprenyl-1,4-benzoquinol methylase UbiE, whose amino-acid sequence MADERTSADGGMETSYGFRDVGVGEKQGLVNTVFHKVAKRYDVMNDVMSVGLHRVWKDSMVAALNPRRSETYRVLDVAGGTGDIAFRIIEASDRKAHATVLDINGSMLAVGAERAEKRGLSSHLDFVEANAEALPFPDRHFDAYTIAFGIRNVPRIDVALGEAYRVLKRGGRLLVLEFAAVDMPVLDQVYDAWSFNAIPRFGQMITGEAEPYQYLVESIRKFPAQAEFARMIEAAGFSRVTYTNYTGGIAALHSGWKI is encoded by the coding sequence ATGGCGGACGAGCGGACCTCGGCGGATGGCGGCATGGAGACCTCGTACGGCTTTCGCGATGTGGGAGTCGGCGAGAAACAGGGTCTCGTCAACACCGTCTTCCACAAGGTCGCCAAGCGCTATGACGTGATGAACGACGTCATGTCTGTCGGCCTGCACCGTGTCTGGAAGGATTCCATGGTGGCCGCGCTCAATCCGCGCCGCAGCGAGACCTACCGCGTGCTGGATGTGGCGGGCGGCACCGGCGATATCGCCTTCCGCATCATCGAGGCCTCGGATCGCAAGGCGCATGCGACCGTGCTCGATATCAATGGCTCCATGCTGGCCGTCGGTGCCGAGCGGGCGGAAAAGCGCGGGCTTTCCTCCCATCTCGATTTCGTGGAAGCCAATGCCGAAGCCCTGCCGTTCCCCGACCGGCATTTCGATGCCTATACGATCGCGTTTGGCATCCGAAACGTGCCCCGCATCGACGTCGCGCTGGGCGAAGCCTATCGGGTGCTCAAGCGTGGCGGTCGGTTGCTGGTGCTGGAATTCGCCGCGGTCGACATGCCGGTGCTGGACCAGGTCTATGATGCCTGGTCTTTCAACGCCATTCCCCGCTTCGGCCAGATGATCACCGGCGAGGCCGAGCCCTATCAATATCTCGTGGAATCCATCCGCAAGTTCCCGGCGCAGGCCGAGTTCGCCCGGATGATCGAGGCGGCCGGTTTTTCCCGCGTGACCTACACCAATTATACCGGCGGCATCGCGGCGCTGCACTCCGGCTGGAAGATCTGA
- the ubiB gene encoding 2-polyprenylphenol 6-hydroxylase, protein MNSPATYLRLLRIGWVLAREGVITAIPPENLPPMARLFQRAAGLLERRHAQFEVRADRLSRAIGRLGPSYVKIGQFLATRPDVVGAEFAADLAFLQDRMSTFPISEARASIEGSLGRPMDALFVRFEDPIAAASIAQVHPAMVERNGQLEKVAVKVVRPGVRQRFAHDLQAMYLVARMQERFLPHTRRLRPVEVTKTLEQTTKVEMDLRLEAAALSEIAENTAQDEGFRVPKVDWERTGRDVVTMEWIDGTRMADIEALRAAGHDLNRLAETLIQSFLRHTLRDGFFHADMHQGNLLVDRQGMIVAVDFGIVGRLGKKERRFLAEILFGFITRDYRRVADVHFEAGYVPAHHDVASFAQAIRAIGEPIHGQPAETISMAKLLTLLFEVTELFDMETRPELVMLQKTMVVVEGVSRSLNPRFNMWKASEPVVGAWIRDNLGPKRIAVDLRDGLHAALRFAEAAPDIVAKSERFSRDLTDMAEHGLKFDSATAEAIGRAEARHSRSGRLALWVIALCLVVITWHLL, encoded by the coding sequence ATGAATTCGCCCGCCACCTATCTCCGGCTCCTGCGCATCGGCTGGGTGTTGGCGCGCGAAGGCGTCATCACCGCCATTCCGCCGGAAAACCTGCCCCCCATGGCGCGGCTCTTCCAGCGTGCGGCCGGACTTCTGGAACGTCGCCATGCACAGTTCGAGGTGCGGGCCGACCGCCTGTCGCGCGCGATCGGGCGGCTTGGTCCGTCCTATGTGAAGATCGGCCAGTTCCTCGCCACGCGGCCGGATGTGGTGGGCGCGGAGTTCGCCGCCGATCTCGCCTTCCTTCAGGACCGCATGTCCACCTTCCCGATCAGCGAGGCGCGCGCCTCGATCGAAGGATCGCTCGGCCGGCCGATGGACGCGCTCTTCGTGCGCTTCGAGGATCCGATCGCAGCGGCCTCGATCGCCCAGGTCCACCCGGCCATGGTGGAGCGCAACGGCCAGCTGGAAAAGGTGGCGGTGAAAGTGGTGCGGCCCGGCGTGCGCCAGCGCTTCGCCCATGACCTTCAGGCCATGTATCTCGTCGCCCGCATGCAGGAGCGGTTCCTGCCCCATACGCGCCGGCTTCGCCCTGTCGAGGTGACGAAGACGCTCGAGCAGACCACCAAGGTCGAGATGGACCTCAGGCTCGAGGCCGCGGCGCTTTCCGAGATCGCCGAGAACACCGCGCAGGACGAAGGCTTTCGCGTGCCGAAGGTCGACTGGGAGCGCACCGGGCGCGATGTCGTGACCATGGAGTGGATCGACGGCACCCGCATGGCCGATATCGAGGCGCTGCGGGCGGCAGGCCATGATTTGAACCGGCTCGCCGAAACGCTGATCCAGTCCTTTCTGCGCCACACGCTGCGCGACGGGTTCTTCCATGCCGACATGCACCAGGGCAATCTGCTGGTCGATCGCCAGGGCATGATCGTTGCGGTCGATTTCGGCATTGTCGGGCGGCTCGGCAAGAAGGAGCGTCGCTTCCTGGCCGAAATCCTGTTCGGCTTCATCACGCGCGATTATCGCCGGGTGGCGGATGTGCATTTCGAAGCCGGCTATGTTCCCGCGCATCATGATGTGGCGAGCTTTGCTCAGGCGATCCGCGCCATCGGTGAACCGATCCATGGCCAGCCCGCCGAAACCATCTCCATGGCGAAGCTCCTGACGCTGCTCTTCGAGGTGACCGAGCTCTTCGACATGGAAACCCGCCCCGAGCTGGTCATGCTGCAAAAGACCATGGTGGTGGTGGAGGGCGTGTCCCGGTCGCTCAATCCGCGCTTCAACATGTGGAAGGCGTCCGAGCCTGTCGTCGGCGCCTGGATCCGCGACAATCTCGGTCCGAAGCGGATCGCGGTCGATCTGCGCGACGGGTTGCACGCGGCGCTGCGCTTTGCCGAGGCGGCGCCCGATATCGTCGCCAAGTCCGAGCGCTTCTCGCGCGATCTGACGGATATGGCCGAACACGGGTTGAAGTTCGATTCGGCGACGGCCGAGGCGATCGGCCGGGCGGAAGCCCGCCACAGCCGCTCCGGTCGTCTGGCGCTCTGGGTCATCGCGCTCTGCCTGGTGGTGATCACCTGGCACCTTCTCTAG
- a CDS encoding efflux RND transporter periplasmic adaptor subunit has protein sequence MASKGALMADAYPKIVEPAEPAEPARPEPPRPEPAPPVPARRRRRGRGRWIGLLVLLLLVAGGGVLAWQRYGATPAAEAVVTDAVIRGDIENSVTASGLLSPIQDVDVGAQVSGQLKSVKVEIGDRVKAGDLVAEIDSASIETQIEIAEAELANLDAQMIDKKAQVVLAEANLQRQQNLVAGNSAARSALDEAVAARATADASVAGLEAQIRKQQATLKDARISLGYTKIYAPMAGTIVDVVAKEGQTLNANQSAPTIVTIADLSTMTVEAEVSEADIGKLKLGMEAYFTLLGQPGERYEGTLRQIKPTPSTENNVVLYYALFDVPNPDGRLMMNMTAQVFFVRGAARDVLTVPVAALKGSGEAGKAEVTVLTADGRRESRSVETGIRNRVRAEIRSGLSEGDRVVVASGADDQASGSSRGSGRNGNRMRGMPPMF, from the coding sequence ATGGCAAGCAAGGGAGCGCTGATGGCGGACGCCTATCCCAAGATCGTTGAACCAGCGGAGCCTGCAGAGCCCGCCCGGCCAGAGCCCCCTCGGCCGGAGCCGGCGCCGCCCGTGCCGGCCCGCCGGCGGCGGCGCGGGCGTGGTCGGTGGATCGGCCTTCTGGTTCTTCTTCTGCTTGTTGCAGGGGGCGGTGTGCTTGCCTGGCAGCGCTACGGCGCGACACCGGCGGCTGAGGCCGTGGTGACGGACGCGGTGATCCGCGGCGATATCGAAAACAGCGTCACCGCCTCCGGTCTGTTGAGCCCGATCCAGGATGTCGATGTCGGCGCGCAGGTGTCCGGCCAGTTGAAAAGCGTGAAGGTCGAGATCGGCGACAGGGTGAAGGCCGGCGACCTCGTCGCCGAGATCGATTCCGCCTCGATCGAGACGCAGATCGAGATCGCCGAGGCCGAACTTGCCAATCTCGACGCGCAGATGATCGACAAGAAGGCGCAGGTCGTGCTGGCGGAGGCCAATCTCCAGCGCCAGCAGAACCTGGTGGCCGGCAACAGCGCCGCGCGCTCGGCGCTCGACGAAGCGGTGGCGGCCCGCGCTACGGCGGATGCCAGCGTCGCGGGGCTGGAGGCACAGATCCGCAAGCAGCAGGCAACACTGAAAGACGCGCGCATCTCGCTCGGCTACACGAAGATCTATGCGCCCATGGCCGGCACGATCGTCGATGTGGTGGCGAAGGAAGGCCAGACGCTCAACGCCAATCAATCCGCCCCCACCATCGTCACCATTGCCGATCTCTCCACCATGACGGTGGAAGCGGAGGTGTCGGAGGCCGATATCGGCAAGCTGAAGCTCGGCATGGAGGCCTATTTTACGCTGCTCGGTCAGCCGGGCGAGCGCTATGAGGGCACGCTGCGGCAGATCAAGCCGACGCCGTCGACCGAGAACAATGTCGTTCTCTATTATGCCCTCTTCGATGTGCCCAACCCGGATGGGCGGCTGATGATGAACATGACGGCGCAGGTCTTCTTCGTGCGCGGCGCGGCGCGCGATGTGTTGACCGTGCCGGTAGCAGCCCTCAAGGGCAGCGGTGAGGCCGGCAAGGCCGAGGTGACCGTTCTGACTGCGGATGGCCGGCGCGAGAGCCGCAGCGTCGAGACCGGTATCCGCAACCGCGTGCGCGCCGAAATCCGCTCCGGTCTTTCCGAAGGCGACCGCGTCGTGGTTGCCTCCGGCGCCGACGATCAGGCTTCCGGCTCGTCCCGCGGCAGCGGCCGCAACGGCAACCGCATGCGCGGCATGCCGCCGATGTTCTAA
- a CDS encoding MacB family efflux pump subunit, giving the protein MTPIISLQSIRKTFMTGDVPVEALRGVSLDIAPGEFVAIVGASGSGKSTLMNILGCLDQPSGGRYLLNGEDVSRFDADQLAEKRRQMFGFVFQSYNLVPTSTAQENVEIPAIYAGVPARLREERARALLTELRLGDRLDHLPNQLSGGQQQRVSIARALMNGGQIILADEPTGALDSQSGRDVMATLRRMNEEGHTVIIITHAPELAESADRVIEIKDGLIVADRLPRRLVRTARPLPKPFATEVGRAALVTDIAEAVRMSLRALQANFFRTVLTLLGIVIGVSSVVAMLAIGTGAQDQVLSRIAAMGSDLLVIRPNMAGFRGGDGGSVVSLVPADADAILELPNIAFAVPEMSSSLTVRTGNLDTQTTVNGTVPQFPAAKSWNLAEGSFIAPADMDSFATVAVLGKTVAETLFPDSDPLGQYILIKNIPFQVIGVMAAKGATAGGNDQDDTVLVPLPTGNLRLFGARNVRSITVQVKDDSAINITQDQIQALLDERHRRQDTQIANLAVIRETFTETSNILKIFLGSIAAISLIVGGIGVMNIMLVSVTERTREIGIRMATGARSRDILTQFIVEALVVSALGGLIGVGLGLAIGGIAKAFGVPVTFAVGPVALAFASAFLTGLVFGYLPARNASRLQPAVALSAA; this is encoded by the coding sequence ATGACCCCCATCATCTCCCTCCAGTCGATCCGCAAGACCTTCATGACCGGCGATGTGCCGGTCGAGGCGCTGCGCGGTGTCTCGCTCGATATCGCGCCGGGCGAATTCGTGGCGATCGTCGGCGCGTCGGGCTCGGGCAAATCGACGCTGATGAACATTCTCGGCTGCCTCGATCAGCCGAGCGGCGGACGATACCTGCTGAACGGCGAGGACGTGTCGCGCTTCGATGCCGATCAGCTGGCGGAGAAACGCCGGCAGATGTTTGGCTTCGTGTTCCAGAGCTACAATCTGGTTCCGACCTCGACCGCGCAGGAGAATGTCGAGATCCCGGCCATCTATGCCGGCGTTCCGGCGAGGCTGCGGGAGGAGCGGGCCCGCGCGCTTTTGACGGAACTCCGGCTCGGCGACCGGCTGGATCATCTCCCAAACCAGCTTTCCGGCGGCCAGCAGCAGCGGGTCTCGATTGCCCGGGCGCTGATGAACGGCGGGCAGATCATTCTCGCCGACGAGCCGACCGGCGCGCTCGACAGCCAGAGCGGGCGCGACGTGATGGCGACGCTGAGGCGCATGAACGAGGAGGGCCACACGGTCATCATCATCACCCATGCGCCGGAACTCGCCGAATCCGCCGATCGCGTCATCGAGATCAAGGATGGGCTAATCGTCGCCGACCGGCTGCCGCGGCGCCTGGTGCGAACCGCGCGTCCCCTGCCGAAGCCCTTCGCCACCGAGGTCGGCCGTGCGGCGCTGGTGACCGACATTGCGGAAGCGGTGCGCATGTCTCTGCGGGCGCTTCAGGCCAATTTCTTCCGCACGGTGCTGACCCTTCTCGGCATTGTCATCGGCGTATCCTCCGTGGTCGCCATGCTGGCGATCGGCACGGGTGCGCAGGATCAGGTGCTGAGCCGAATTGCGGCCATGGGCTCCGATCTGCTGGTCATCCGACCGAACATGGCCGGCTTTCGCGGCGGCGACGGCGGCAGCGTGGTTTCGCTCGTGCCGGCCGATGCCGATGCGATCCTGGAGCTGCCGAACATTGCCTTTGCCGTGCCGGAAATGTCGAGCTCGCTGACGGTGCGCACTGGCAATCTCGATACGCAGACGACCGTCAACGGAACGGTGCCGCAGTTTCCCGCCGCCAAGAGCTGGAATCTCGCCGAGGGCAGCTTCATCGCGCCGGCAGACATGGACAGTTTCGCGACCGTGGCCGTGCTCGGCAAGACCGTGGCGGAGACGCTTTTTCCCGACAGCGACCCTCTGGGACAATATATCCTCATCAAGAACATCCCCTTTCAGGTGATCGGCGTCATGGCTGCGAAAGGGGCGACGGCGGGCGGCAACGACCAGGACGATACGGTGCTGGTGCCGCTGCCGACCGGCAATCTGCGGCTTTTCGGCGCGCGCAACGTCCGCTCCATCACCGTGCAGGTGAAGGACGACAGCGCCATCAACATCACCCAGGACCAGATCCAGGCCCTGCTCGACGAGCGCCATCGCCGCCAGGACACGCAAATCGCCAATCTCGCCGTCATCCGCGAGACCTTCACGGAGACCTCGAACATCCTGAAGATCTTCCTGGGTTCGATCGCCGCCATCTCCCTCATCGTCGGCGGGATCGGGGTCATGAACATCATGCTGGTCAGCGTCACCGAGCGGACGCGCGAGATCGGCATCCGCATGGCGACGGGCGCGCGCAGCCGCGACATCCTGACCCAGTTCATCGTCGAGGCTCTGGTGGTTTCCGCGCTGGGCGGTCTCATCGGCGTCGGCTTGGGACTGGCAATTGGGGGCATCGCCAAGGCCTTCGGCGTTCCGGTGACCTTTGCCGTCGGGCCGGTGGCGCTGGCCTTTGCCAGCGCCTTCCTCACCGGCCTCGTCTTCGGCTACCTGCCGGCGCGCAACGCTTCCCGCCTCCAGCCGGCCGTTGCATTGTCGGCCGCATGA
- a CDS encoding biliverdin-producing heme oxygenase, whose translation MRDRTAAAHASLDGTIGGFDDLQAYKTYLFGMSAFRLPVEQAMAAAPWPARLAPFGSDSIGALILRDCADLGMAPATPVAAPTIAETPEAMLGMLYVLEGSALGARLLYRRAKALGLTESFGARHLAAQAAVTDRWPRFLALLEATEAIEIDRVAEASTAAFTVAEKAFKRAFHAA comes from the coding sequence TTGCGCGATCGCACCGCCGCGGCGCATGCCTCGCTCGACGGGACGATCGGCGGTTTCGACGACCTTCAAGCCTACAAGACCTATCTCTTCGGCATGAGCGCCTTCCGCTTGCCGGTCGAGCAGGCCATGGCTGCTGCGCCCTGGCCCGCGCGGCTTGCGCCTTTCGGTTCCGACAGTATCGGCGCCCTGATCCTGAGAGATTGCGCGGATCTCGGCATGGCCCCCGCCACGCCGGTGGCGGCGCCGACGATTGCCGAAACGCCGGAGGCCATGCTGGGCATGCTCTATGTGCTGGAAGGCTCGGCGCTCGGCGCCCGTCTTCTCTACCGCCGCGCCAAGGCTCTCGGTCTGACCGAAAGCTTCGGCGCGCGGCATCTGGCGGCGCAGGCCGCCGTCACCGATCGGTGGCCTCGCTTTCTCGCGCTTCTCGAAGCGACCGAGGCCATCGAGATCGATCGCGTCGCCGAGGCCTCGACGGCAGCTTTCACCGTTGCCGAAAAGGCCTTCAAGAGAGCGTTTCATGCAGCCTGA
- a CDS encoding HWE histidine kinase domain-containing protein — translation MQPDQTVDLTNCDREPIHIPGSVQPHGCLIACDARAGQVLRHSRNTAEMLGLSGEINGVPLESLIGYEATHTLRNAVASLKDGGRPALLTGFTLPTGRFDIAIHIYKATVIIEFEPAATAQPLQLARTLIGRIAELAEIDLLMRQSARLVRGMLGYDRVMIYQFEHDGSGKVIAEAKRGDLESFLGQYFPASDIPQQARILYLQNTIRIVGDSNGFRVPIHPQFDGSGEALDLSFAHLRSVSPIHCEYLRNMGVGASMSVSIILDGKLWGLIACHHYSPHVLPMPQRVAAEMFGEFFSLHLNSLMQKRRLETAGRARASIDRFLRLASHHSDMRDVMRDHLADFGKLIECDGIGLWMDGSFTALGSVPPASAIPALAALMDGLAGNQIFATHSLTQRMPQAVAFRDKAAGVLAVPLTQTHRDYLFFFRKELVRTLNWAGNPDKSYETGPLGDRLTPRKSFAIWKETVDLQAQPWNDADREIAEVTRTALVEIGLHHSELMAEERSRADVRQRMLNEELNHRVKNILALIKSLVGQPVGDGRTLQDYVASLQGRIQALAFAHDQVVRGDGGGMLRELLEAELTPYGHSANTIQLVGPAVSLDSRAFSVMALVLHELATNAAKYGALSSAGGRLTVEWQITEAGECRIAWREAGGPSVRPPTRVGFGSALIDRSIPYDLGGRSTVTYAPTGVEGDFLLPARHVALAEPRAKAVKGVIASAPVIADPLDPALRILLVEDQMLIAMDVEGMLADLGLENVLTAASVEDALIKLSSFNPDVAVLDVNLGDGTSIAVAKELSRRSVPFLFATGYGNSAPIPEGLAAAPIIRKPYDRDQLIGALTTILAPVEG, via the coding sequence ATGCAGCCTGACCAGACGGTCGATCTGACCAATTGCGATCGCGAGCCGATCCACATTCCGGGCAGCGTGCAGCCGCACGGCTGCCTGATCGCCTGCGATGCACGCGCCGGCCAGGTGCTGCGCCATTCGCGCAACACGGCCGAAATGCTGGGGCTGAGCGGCGAAATCAACGGCGTCCCGCTCGAATCCCTGATCGGCTACGAGGCAACCCATACGCTGCGCAATGCGGTCGCTTCGCTGAAGGATGGCGGGCGGCCGGCGCTCCTCACCGGTTTCACGCTGCCGACCGGCCGGTTCGATATCGCGATCCACATCTACAAGGCCACCGTCATCATCGAGTTCGAGCCGGCGGCCACCGCCCAGCCGCTCCAGCTCGCCCGCACGCTGATCGGCCGGATTGCCGAGCTTGCGGAAATCGACCTGCTGATGCGCCAGTCCGCCCGGCTGGTGCGCGGCATGCTCGGCTATGACCGGGTGATGATCTACCAGTTCGAGCATGACGGCTCCGGCAAGGTGATTGCCGAGGCGAAGCGGGGTGATCTCGAGAGCTTTCTCGGCCAGTATTTCCCGGCAAGCGACATTCCCCAGCAGGCCCGCATCCTCTACCTGCAGAACACGATCCGCATCGTTGGCGATTCGAACGGCTTTCGCGTTCCGATCCATCCGCAATTCGACGGGTCGGGCGAGGCGCTCGATCTCTCTTTCGCCCATCTGCGCTCGGTCTCCCCGATCCACTGCGAATATCTGCGCAACATGGGCGTCGGCGCCTCCATGTCCGTGTCGATCATTCTGGACGGCAAGCTCTGGGGACTGATCGCCTGCCATCATTATTCCCCGCATGTCCTGCCGATGCCGCAGCGCGTGGCGGCGGAAATGTTCGGGGAGTTCTTCTCCCTGCATCTCAATTCGCTGATGCAGAAGCGCCGGCTGGAAACGGCCGGCCGCGCGCGGGCCTCGATCGACCGCTTCCTGCGCTTGGCCTCGCATCATTCCGACATGCGCGACGTGATGCGCGATCATCTGGCCGATTTCGGCAAGCTGATCGAGTGCGACGGCATCGGGCTCTGGATGGATGGCAGTTTCACGGCGCTCGGCTCTGTCCCTCCGGCATCCGCCATTCCGGCGCTTGCTGCCCTGATGGACGGTCTGGCCGGCAACCAGATCTTCGCGACCCATTCGCTGACCCAGCGCATGCCGCAGGCCGTTGCCTTCCGCGACAAGGCAGCCGGCGTCCTGGCCGTACCGCTGACGCAGACACACCGCGACTATCTGTTTTTCTTCCGCAAGGAACTGGTGCGCACGCTGAACTGGGCAGGCAATCCCGACAAGTCCTACGAGACAGGTCCGCTCGGGGACCGGCTGACGCCGCGCAAGAGCTTTGCGATCTGGAAGGAAACGGTCGACCTCCAGGCCCAGCCCTGGAACGATGCCGACCGCGAGATCGCCGAAGTGACCCGCACGGCGCTGGTGGAAATCGGCCTGCATCACAGCGAGCTGATGGCCGAGGAGCGCAGCCGCGCCGATGTGCGCCAGCGCATGCTGAACGAGGAGCTGAACCACCGCGTCAAGAACATTCTGGCGCTGATCAAGTCGCTGGTCGGCCAGCCAGTTGGCGACGGGCGCACGTTGCAGGATTACGTGGCCTCCCTTCAGGGCCGCATCCAGGCTCTGGCCTTCGCCCATGACCAGGTGGTGCGCGGCGATGGCGGCGGCATGCTGCGCGAGCTGCTTGAGGCGGAGCTGACCCCCTATGGCCATTCCGCCAACACGATCCAGCTGGTCGGTCCGGCCGTCTCGCTCGATTCCCGTGCTTTCTCGGTCATGGCGCTGGTGCTGCACGAGCTTGCGACCAATGCCGCCAAATATGGTGCGTTGTCGTCCGCAGGCGGCCGGCTGACGGTCGAATGGCAGATCACGGAGGCCGGCGAGTGCCGCATCGCCTGGCGCGAGGCGGGTGGTCCGTCGGTGCGTCCGCCCACCCGCGTCGGCTTCGGCAGCGCGCTGATCGACCGGTCGATCCCCTATGATCTCGGCGGACGCTCGACGGTGACCTATGCGCCGACCGGCGTCGAAGGCGATTTCCTTCTTCCGGCCCGCCATGTGGCACTGGCCGAACCGCGGGCCAAGGCGGTCAAGGGTGTCATCGCCAGCGCTCCGGTCATCGCCGATCCGCTCGATCCTGCGCTGCGCATCCTGCTGGTCGAGGACCAGATGCTGATCGCCATGGATGTCGAAGGCATGCTGGCCGATCTCGGCCTGGAAAACGTGTTGACGGCGGCCTCCGTCGAGGATGCGCTGATCAAGCTTTCGAGCTTCAACCCGGATGTGGCCGTGCTCGACGTCAACCTCGGGGATGGGACCTCGATCGCCGTTGCCAAGGAACTGTCGCGCCGGTCGGTGCCCTTCCTTTTTGCCACCGGCTATGGCAACAGCGCCCCCATTCCGGAGGGTCTCGCCGCCGCGCCAATCATCCGTAAGCCTTACGACCGCGACCAGCTGATCGGCGCGTTGACGACCATCCTGGCTCCCGTCGAAGGCTGA